The Prevotella fusca JCM 17724 genome includes a window with the following:
- a CDS encoding DUF5715 family protein — MKRKRKITKKRFLLGFISITLFLAVVRILFPSIAHDRIVVLCKTESDSTKVVETSDSVKVKSQSTTGQMQLSHFFRADGSLKKNRIIGVRDYDESFPDSQSQQLEAALRYGVKPVADRAGAEKCKSGLVYIGSNPYYKMKKLNSSVPYLVPRAAVLLQDIARNFMDSLQTKGVPVNKLLVSSVLRTKEDVEKLRQHNHNATENSCHLYGTTFDIAYNKYASVSRPVRDDTLKWVLSEVLNDLRSQGRCFIKYEKRQGCFHITVR, encoded by the coding sequence ATGAAACGAAAAAGAAAGATAACAAAGAAGCGTTTTCTCTTGGGCTTCATCTCCATAACCCTTTTTTTAGCTGTCGTAAGAATACTGTTTCCATCCATAGCTCACGATAGGATAGTGGTGTTGTGTAAAACGGAAAGTGACAGTACTAAAGTAGTGGAAACTTCTGACTCCGTAAAAGTTAAGTCGCAGTCTACCACTGGTCAGATGCAGCTGTCTCATTTCTTCAGGGCAGACGGCTCTTTGAAGAAGAACAGGATTATCGGAGTAAGGGATTATGATGAGAGCTTCCCCGACTCCCAGTCGCAACAGTTGGAGGCAGCCTTGCGCTATGGCGTGAAACCAGTTGCCGACCGTGCTGGTGCGGAGAAGTGCAAGAGTGGGCTGGTTTATATAGGTAGTAATCCTTATTATAAAATGAAGAAACTGAACAGCAGCGTGCCTTATCTTGTGCCGCGTGCGGCTGTTTTGCTTCAGGACATTGCCCGTAACTTCATGGATAGTCTGCAGACAAAGGGTGTACCAGTAAACAAGCTGCTGGTGTCAAGCGTGCTGAGAACGAAGGAAGATGTTGAGAAACTTCGTCAGCACAACCATAACGCAACAGAGAACAGCTGTCATTTATATGGTACAACCTTTGATATAGCATACAATAAGTATGCCTCTGTTTCCCGCCCGGTAAGGGATGATACACTCAAGTGGGTGTTAAGCGAAGTGCTGAACGACCTACGTTCGCAAGGACGCTGCTTTATCAAGTACGAAAAGCGTCAAGGCTGCTTCCATATTACAGTAAGATGA
- a CDS encoding phosphoribosylaminoimidazolesuccinocarboxamide synthase, with product MKALTKTEFHFDGQKSVYHGKVRDVYDINDDLIVMVATDRISAFDVVLPKGIPFKGQVLNQIAAKFLDQTTDICPNWKLATPDPMVTVGLKCEGFRVEMIIRSILTGSAWRAYKDGCRELCGVKLPDGMRENERFPEPIVTPTTKADEGHDMNISKEEIIKQGIVSAEDYAIIEDWTRKLFARGQEIAAKQGLILVDTKYEFGKRDGQCYLIDEIHTPDSSRYFYAEGYEEKLEKGEPQKQLSKEFLRQWLIEHNFMNEPGQTMPEITDEYAESVSDRYIELYEHITGEKFDKAVEEGDIAARIEKNVKQYLASRK from the coding sequence ATGAAAGCATTAACAAAGACTGAATTCCATTTTGATGGACAGAAGAGTGTGTATCACGGCAAAGTACGTGATGTGTATGACATCAACGACGATCTTATCGTCATGGTAGCTACCGACCGAATCTCTGCATTCGATGTCGTCCTGCCAAAAGGAATACCGTTCAAAGGACAGGTTTTGAACCAGATTGCAGCCAAGTTCCTTGACCAGACAACCGACATCTGTCCTAACTGGAAGTTGGCTACTCCCGACCCAATGGTAACTGTTGGTCTGAAGTGTGAAGGCTTTCGTGTTGAAATGATTATCCGCTCTATCCTTACGGGATCTGCATGGCGCGCATATAAGGATGGCTGCCGTGAACTCTGTGGCGTGAAGCTCCCTGACGGCATGCGTGAGAACGAACGTTTCCCAGAGCCGATTGTAACCCCAACAACCAAGGCTGACGAGGGTCACGACATGAATATCTCCAAGGAAGAGATTATCAAGCAGGGTATCGTTTCTGCAGAAGATTATGCAATCATTGAGGACTGGACCCGCAAACTCTTTGCGCGTGGTCAGGAAATTGCCGCAAAGCAGGGGCTGATACTCGTTGATACAAAGTATGAGTTCGGCAAGCGTGACGGTCAGTGCTATCTCATTGATGAGATTCACACCCCTGACTCAAGCCGCTACTTCTATGCTGAAGGCTATGAGGAGAAACTTGAAAAGGGCGAGCCACAGAAGCAGCTTTCAAAGGAGTTCCTCCGCCAGTGGCTGATTGAACACAACTTCATGAACGAGCCGGGACAGACAATGCCTGAAATAACAGATGAATATGCAGAAAGCGTCAGCGACCGTTACATTGAGCTTTACGAGCATATCACTGGCGAGAAATTTGACAAGGCTGTTGAAGAAGGCGACATTGCTGCACGTATTGAGAAGAACGTAAAGCAGTATCTGGCTTCAAGGAAGTAA
- a CDS encoding PhoH family protein, with translation MIEKHIVLEDIDPVVFYGVGNGHLQMIKSLFPKLRIVARDNVIRILGDEEEMVKIEEDIETMRKHVERYNTITEEDILDIVKGRKTKADAVKDVLVYSVSGRPIKGRSENQQQLIDAFEKSDMIFAVGPAGTGKTYLSIALAVKALKEKAAKKIILSRPAVEAGEKLGFLPGDMKDKIDPYLQPLYDALEDMIPAVKLQDMMDKHIIQIAPLAFMRGRTLSDAVVILDEAQNTTPAQIRMFLTRMGWNTKMIITGDLTQIDLPHAEKSGLKEALSILGGVDGISVINLDKKDIVRHKLVTRIVNAYEAYDKADKR, from the coding sequence TTGATAGAAAAGCATATAGTTCTTGAAGACATAGACCCGGTGGTCTTCTATGGAGTTGGCAACGGTCACCTCCAGATGATAAAGTCGCTCTTTCCCAAGCTGAGGATAGTTGCAAGAGACAACGTTATCCGTATCTTAGGAGATGAAGAAGAGATGGTAAAGATTGAAGAAGACATTGAAACCATGCGCAAGCATGTGGAACGGTATAACACCATTACAGAAGAGGACATCCTTGATATCGTGAAAGGTCGGAAGACCAAAGCAGATGCGGTAAAGGACGTCCTTGTTTATTCCGTATCGGGCAGGCCCATCAAAGGTAGGTCGGAGAATCAACAGCAGCTCATTGATGCCTTTGAGAAGAGCGACATGATATTTGCCGTTGGTCCTGCGGGAACAGGTAAGACTTATCTTAGCATTGCCTTGGCGGTAAAGGCACTCAAGGAGAAGGCTGCAAAGAAGATTATCCTTTCGCGTCCGGCTGTTGAAGCTGGCGAGAAACTCGGCTTCCTTCCGGGCGATATGAAGGACAAGATTGACCCTTATTTGCAACCGCTTTATGATGCTTTAGAGGATATGATTCCCGCCGTCAAACTGCAGGACATGATGGACAAGCATATAATCCAGATTGCCCCATTGGCTTTCATGCGAGGACGGACACTGAGCGATGCAGTTGTCATTCTTGATGAAGCACAGAACACTACACCTGCACAAATCCGTATGTTCCTCACACGTATGGGCTGGAACACGAAGATGATCATAACAGGTGACCTGACACAGATTGACCTTCCGCATGCTGAAAAGAGCGGACTGAAAGAAGCTCTTTCTATCTTAGGCGGCGTGGATGGCATCTCTGTTATCAATCTTGACAAGAAAGACATTGTAAGGCACAAGTTAGTTACGCGTATCGTGAACGCCTACGAGGCATACGATAAGGCGGACAAGAGATAG
- a CDS encoding OprO/OprP family phosphate-selective porin, with protein MKRIILIATCGLMVCVGAFAQEDETKLIVKPSGRILMDAGVMHSTDDALNDKLNDGVAIPDFRVGLGATYGKWKAKIDVGYARQNLSLKDINIDYNFDKENLVRMGYFVHQYGLQSGTSSSFKISMEEPLASQAFFNSRLLGAMYVHAGEKFHATASVFAENDAMKMTSDKLGNEAWGAMTRLVWRPMTERGNIFHVGISGAYESPRYNKNAAISHKSYTLKAPFPTRIASVSAQEATITDATALWKFSPEMNYACGNFGLEAQYFYVGIKRENALPNYSAWGAYGNVRYLLNGQGYTYTKANAGIATPDPGSMEVVASYNYSTLTDKDANIYGGKVSDWSLTFNYYLNKYMIWRVRGSITRATENSAFNDNTFSILETRLQIKF; from the coding sequence ATGAAAAGAATTATCCTTATTGCAACCTGCGGATTGATGGTTTGCGTAGGTGCCTTCGCTCAGGAAGATGAGACGAAGTTGATTGTTAAACCATCTGGTCGTATCCTTATGGATGCAGGTGTGATGCACTCAACAGACGATGCACTCAATGACAAACTCAATGATGGTGTTGCCATTCCAGACTTCCGTGTCGGCTTAGGCGCAACATACGGAAAGTGGAAAGCAAAGATTGATGTTGGCTATGCTCGCCAGAATCTTTCTCTGAAGGACATCAACATCGACTATAACTTCGATAAGGAGAACCTGGTCCGTATGGGTTACTTCGTCCATCAGTATGGTCTGCAGAGTGGTACATCATCAAGTTTCAAGATTTCAATGGAAGAGCCTCTGGCAAGTCAGGCTTTCTTCAACAGCCGTCTGCTTGGTGCCATGTACGTTCACGCTGGCGAGAAATTCCACGCCACAGCATCTGTTTTTGCAGAGAATGATGCCATGAAGATGACTTCTGACAAGCTCGGCAATGAGGCATGGGGTGCAATGACACGACTGGTATGGCGTCCTATGACAGAACGCGGAAACATTTTCCACGTTGGCATCAGCGGTGCTTACGAGTCACCACGTTACAACAAGAATGCTGCTATCAGCCACAAGTCATACACATTGAAGGCTCCATTCCCAACACGTATTGCAAGCGTATCGGCACAGGAGGCAACCATCACTGACGCTACCGCACTGTGGAAGTTCTCTCCAGAAATGAACTACGCTTGTGGAAACTTCGGTCTTGAGGCACAGTACTTCTATGTTGGCATCAAGCGTGAAAACGCCTTGCCAAACTATAGCGCATGGGGTGCATACGGTAACGTACGCTATCTGCTCAACGGTCAGGGTTATACATACACCAAGGCCAATGCTGGTATTGCTACCCCAGACCCAGGCTCAATGGAGGTTGTTGCATCTTACAACTATTCAACATTAACTGACAAGGATGCCAATATTTATGGTGGTAAGGTCAGCGACTGGTCATTGACCTTCAACTACTATCTGAACAAGTACATGATCTGGCGTGTACGTGGCTCTATCACACGTGCAACAGAGAATTCTGCATTCAACGACAACACATTCTCTATCCTTGAGACACGTCTGCAGATTAAATTCTAA
- a CDS encoding coiled-coil domain-containing protein yields the protein MAIKDNKRNKSLLLVGWFCTLLLLVVTSCKETTASRSLSEREFHYDERLSALSTDKNGYWIGGETGVVWHVKGQNRKRFYTGLDRIYDIERDPLRTNRIWIAARNEGLQLWNMVGDTLIHEATFNIPCKGNRYSPYDIDIIDSSLLVATSQGLFSMPLDYRQQGLKAVYPTNGSCTDQEGKPFLVNQLCHAGDQWLFAATQAGLASINLVSQKTALRHKGENIRNVAIYDGKLHILSDKQLTIEQLDGNNAKTFPLPQPVLSFYKAGATHYFITASSILLSDNLERFVSIPLRNNIPDNPHKISIPDDGNGFSILLTKNAVWRIPHHLGFFNANPPVIAACSAGNDFFYVNNRHELFRQKAGEQTATKIYDFENDELPKEMYAKGDDIYYYNTNNQLCRLTVGNHYLTNQLFARPDVLAQPKTRITSMALQAPQGRILLGVQDYLLSIDLKNNKTDTVSAMNNKYATAFHQTQNSEDIYIATLNHGVFVENDKQIQSVAGTQNKVFISSLLTYGQQHPHLLLLTNHHLQIQGSDSVRADGCSRMFCINDSVVYTIPEAGIHKYKIKNGRLIDCGSLFADIHFNAQAGFVHNNTLHIGSDLGILQLEPGKEDATKWVTFDDKVPSLQLIGIVIFTVIFIICIIFISYRRHRTLTYRQLQMSKDDLHRRLAALDTLKNRLTKAERNAIDSIGDEIDSINISSQSLHANNEQFKTLSTRIAQLNRDTALQMVKYLNEQIGRIQQFEVYERDILIHESEEARNTDKIEVIIEQCRRNEVWINHIQELKERLEKFHRSTQDTLVLKGLNDGMKERIQYIINECKLRPMAEVYTDFIAVKTQYENIFTPEGLKTIRNYISDSINYLQQQEGYELMTKALLDELQSIEKDVYNRDRIVLLRLLQTIDDRMTQIQQLKTLQQLMQEYTSVHDSVIQENEERRMKKFNSKLFADIESATRNITDRISETSDLFFKKFVATDKEVCEGIFHFTAASSQQVRVLILLLAMPRVKRTLLPGMLGIYGNLNPVVSRLYHSKIGDNNTALTEYCRQNPASIVHYILKLSE from the coding sequence ATGGCTATAAAAGACAATAAAAGGAACAAGAGCCTTCTTCTTGTGGGTTGGTTCTGCACGTTATTACTACTTGTCGTCACGAGCTGCAAGGAAACAACAGCTTCCAGGTCGCTATCGGAGAGGGAATTCCACTACGATGAACGGCTGTCTGCCCTATCCACTGACAAGAATGGATATTGGATCGGGGGTGAGACGGGTGTTGTATGGCATGTCAAGGGACAAAACCGAAAACGCTTTTATACCGGGTTGGACCGCATCTATGACATTGAACGCGACCCGCTCCGCACAAACAGGATATGGATTGCTGCACGTAATGAAGGACTACAACTATGGAATATGGTTGGTGACACGCTCATCCATGAGGCGACATTTAACATACCATGCAAAGGCAACCGATATTCCCCCTATGACATTGACATCATAGACAGCAGTCTGCTTGTTGCCACTTCCCAGGGTCTCTTCTCCATGCCGCTCGATTACCGGCAGCAAGGACTCAAAGCAGTTTATCCTACTAATGGCAGCTGCACTGACCAGGAGGGAAAACCTTTTCTGGTGAACCAGCTTTGTCATGCGGGAGATCAGTGGCTATTTGCAGCAACACAGGCTGGACTGGCAAGTATAAACTTAGTTTCACAAAAGACAGCACTCCGTCACAAAGGTGAGAACATACGCAACGTTGCCATCTATGATGGTAAACTACATATCCTTTCTGACAAACAGCTTACAATAGAACAGCTTGACGGAAACAATGCCAAGACATTTCCACTACCCCAACCCGTACTATCATTCTACAAAGCAGGTGCCACACACTATTTCATAACCGCATCAAGCATCCTGCTGTCTGATAACTTAGAGCGTTTTGTCAGTATTCCTTTAAGAAACAACATTCCAGATAATCCGCACAAGATATCCATTCCCGATGATGGAAATGGATTTTCCATTCTCCTCACAAAGAATGCAGTATGGCGTATCCCCCACCATCTCGGCTTCTTCAATGCCAATCCGCCAGTCATTGCTGCATGTTCGGCAGGCAACGACTTCTTCTATGTAAACAACCGACATGAACTGTTTCGCCAAAAAGCCGGAGAGCAAACAGCAACCAAGATATACGACTTTGAAAATGACGAGCTCCCAAAAGAGATGTATGCCAAAGGGGATGACATTTATTACTACAACACCAACAACCAGCTTTGCAGACTGACCGTCGGCAACCACTACCTCACCAATCAGCTCTTCGCGCGCCCGGATGTACTCGCACAGCCCAAGACACGCATCACGTCAATGGCACTTCAAGCCCCACAGGGCAGAATACTGCTTGGTGTACAGGACTATTTGCTGTCTATCGACTTGAAAAACAACAAGACCGACACCGTGAGTGCGATGAACAACAAATATGCAACGGCTTTCCATCAGACACAGAACAGCGAAGACATATATATAGCCACGCTCAATCATGGTGTGTTCGTAGAGAATGACAAACAGATACAGAGTGTTGCAGGAACACAGAACAAGGTGTTTATCAGCAGCCTGCTTACTTACGGTCAGCAACATCCTCACCTGCTCCTGCTCACCAACCACCACCTGCAGATTCAAGGTTCAGACTCTGTCAGAGCCGATGGATGCAGCAGGATGTTCTGCATCAATGACAGCGTTGTCTACACTATACCGGAAGCTGGCATACACAAGTACAAGATAAAAAACGGTCGTCTGATTGATTGCGGCAGTCTCTTTGCAGACATTCACTTCAATGCACAGGCAGGATTTGTACACAACAACACCTTGCATATCGGTTCCGACCTCGGCATTCTGCAGTTGGAACCCGGGAAGGAAGATGCAACCAAGTGGGTTACCTTTGATGACAAGGTACCCAGCCTGCAGCTTATCGGTATCGTCATATTCACAGTCATCTTCATCATCTGTATCATTTTCATCAGTTATCGCCGTCATCGGACATTGACATACCGCCAGCTTCAGATGAGCAAAGACGACCTTCACCGTCGTCTGGCAGCCTTGGATACCTTAAAGAACAGGCTGACTAAAGCCGAACGCAATGCCATAGACAGCATCGGCGATGAGATTGACAGTATTAACATCAGCTCACAAAGCCTGCATGCCAACAACGAACAGTTTAAGACACTATCAACCCGTATCGCCCAACTGAACAGAGACACAGCCCTCCAAATGGTAAAATACCTGAACGAACAGATAGGGCGTATTCAGCAGTTCGAGGTCTACGAACGTGACATACTGATACATGAATCAGAAGAAGCACGCAATACTGACAAGATTGAAGTCATCATAGAACAATGCCGAAGGAATGAGGTATGGATCAACCATATACAGGAGTTGAAGGAACGACTTGAGAAGTTTCATCGTTCAACCCAGGATACACTTGTGCTGAAGGGGTTGAATGACGGAATGAAAGAGCGCATCCAATATATTATTAATGAATGCAAGCTGCGCCCGATGGCAGAAGTATATACTGACTTTATCGCTGTCAAAACACAATACGAGAATATCTTTACACCAGAAGGATTGAAGACCATCCGTAACTACATATCCGACAGCATCAATTATCTGCAACAGCAGGAAGGGTATGAGTTGATGACAAAAGCCTTGCTGGATGAATTGCAGTCAATAGAAAAAGATGTCTACAACCGTGACCGCATAGTCCTTCTCCGTCTGTTGCAGACAATCGATGACCGGATGACGCAGATTCAACAATTGAAAACACTGCAGCAGCTCATGCAGGAATATACATCCGTGCACGATAGTGTCATACAGGAGAACGAGGAGCGACGAATGAAGAAGTTCAACTCAAAGCTCTTCGCCGACATTGAATCAGCCACCCGAAATATTACAGACCGCATATCTGAAACTTCAGACCTCTTTTTCAAGAAGTTTGTTGCTACTGACAAAGAGGTGTGTGAGGGAATATTTCATTTCACGGCAGCCAGCAGCCAGCAGGTACGTGTGCTTATATTGCTATTGGCAATGCCCCGTGTAAAGCGCACACTCCTACCGGGCATGTTAGGTATCTACGGAAACCTTAACCCTGTTGTCAGTCGGCTCTATCATAGCAAAATCGGCGACAACAACACTGCTCTCACAGAATATTGCAGGCAAAATCCGGCAAGTATAGTGCATTATATCTTAAAATTATCAGAATAA
- a CDS encoding shikimate dehydrogenase family protein, which yields MDKYGLIGYPLGHSFSIGYFNEKFDNEHINARYINFEIPSIDNFIEVVDSNPELRGLNVTIPYKEQVIPYLDSLSPEAKAIGAVNVIRVTHKGNKTLLKGFNSDVIGFTRSIEPLLERHHKKALILGTGGASKAINYGLKSLGLETKFVSRTKRSDTLTYDEITPKLIREYNVIINCTPLGMYPNTEVCPALPYEAMDGHTLLYDLLYNPDETLFMAKGRERGAVVKNGLEMLLLQAFASWEFWNGEEQR from the coding sequence ATGGACAAATACGGACTTATTGGCTACCCATTGGGGCATTCTTTTTCTATTGGATACTTCAACGAGAAGTTTGATAACGAGCACATTAATGCTCGATACATCAATTTCGAAATCCCATCAATAGATAATTTTATCGAGGTTGTCGACTCCAACCCCGAACTGCGTGGACTGAATGTGACCATCCCCTACAAGGAACAGGTCATCCCCTACCTTGACAGTCTCAGCCCAGAAGCAAAAGCCATTGGTGCCGTGAATGTTATCCGTGTCACACACAAGGGCAACAAGACACTGTTAAAAGGCTTCAACAGTGATGTGATTGGTTTTACCCGCAGCATTGAACCTCTGCTTGAACGGCATCATAAGAAGGCTCTTATCCTCGGCACTGGCGGTGCTTCAAAGGCAATCAACTATGGATTGAAGTCGCTCGGATTGGAAACGAAGTTCGTATCTCGCACGAAGCGGTCTGATACTTTGACCTATGATGAGATTACCCCGAAGTTAATCCGAGAGTATAATGTCATCATCAACTGCACCCCGCTTGGCATGTATCCGAACACAGAGGTATGTCCTGCCCTCCCTTATGAGGCTATGGACGGCCATACACTTCTTTATGACCTGCTTTACAACCCGGACGAAACACTGTTCATGGCAAAAGGTCGCGAACGTGGCGCAGTTGTAAAGAATGGGCTTGAGATGCTTCTTCTGCAGGCTTTCGCAAGCTGGGAATTCTGGAACGGGGAAGAACAGCGATAG
- the ubiE gene encoding bifunctional demethylmenaquinone methyltransferase/2-methoxy-6-polyprenyl-1,4-benzoquinol methylase UbiE: MYDQEKIKPYDGDGEKGKLIAEMFDNIAPTYDTLNHRLSGNIDKGWRKKAIRQLLPFRPKKMLDIATGTGDFAILAANELKPEQLIGADISEGMMAIGREKVKAAGLSEVISFQKEDCLNLSFPDYTFDAVTAAFGIRNFQNLDKGLAEICRVLKKGGHLSIVELTTPVSFPMKQLFRIYSNTVLLNYAKFISKDKSAYEYLNKTVEAFPQGERMMEIFHKAGFAKSSFRRLTFGICTMYFAEK, from the coding sequence ATGTACGACCAGGAGAAGATAAAACCCTATGACGGAGATGGCGAGAAAGGCAAACTCATAGCAGAGATGTTTGACAATATCGCTCCGACTTACGACACACTGAACCACCGTCTCTCAGGAAACATTGACAAAGGATGGCGAAAGAAAGCTATCCGCCAGCTGTTGCCGTTCCGTCCCAAGAAGATGCTTGACATAGCCACAGGAACTGGTGACTTTGCCATTCTTGCCGCCAATGAGCTGAAACCAGAACAACTTATCGGTGCAGATATTTCTGAAGGTATGATGGCTATCGGCCGTGAAAAGGTGAAAGCAGCCGGACTTAGCGAGGTGATTTCCTTCCAGAAGGAGGACTGCCTCAACCTTTCTTTTCCTGACTACACTTTCGATGCTGTGACTGCGGCATTTGGTATCCGCAACTTCCAAAACCTCGACAAAGGGCTTGCCGAAATCTGCCGTGTGCTGAAGAAAGGCGGACATCTTAGCATTGTCGAACTGACCACACCTGTCAGTTTCCCAATGAAACAGCTCTTCCGCATTTATTCCAACACAGTGCTGCTCAACTACGCAAAATTCATTTCCAAGGATAAAAGCGCTTACGAATATCTCAACAAGACGGTCGAGGCATTCCCACAGGGCGAACGGATGATGGAGATATTTCATAAGGCAGGCTTTGCGAAAAGCTCTTTCCGCCGACTGACTTTCGGTATCTGTACGATGTATTTTGCAGAAAAATAA
- a CDS encoding histidine-type phosphatase, producing MRKLNSLFILLVLTIVCPSLAQAQLQRSDAFKGKYKLKEVVILSRHNIRSPLSTNGSTLSKMTPHEWTDWSSAASELTLRGGVLETEMGQFFRKWTIDAGLFKDNHVPTIDEVSLYANSMQRCIATAQYFSGGFMPVANLRVNHRYVPSKMDPVFFPRLTKSTEAFRTEAMKQINAMGGKEGLVGINKGLNDSYDIIAKVLDLKQSEYYKKGEVKDFVNNDTRITLELNQEPGMKGSLKNANSASDAFILQYYEEPDAIKAGFGHKLTLDEWTKIAKVKDVYGDVLFTAPIVAVNVAHPLLQYMYDELNAKDRKFTFLCGHDSNIASVDAALGVEEYSLPNSIEKKTPIGSKLVFEKWVDAAGKAYIAINLVYQSTDQLKQMSLLDLQHAPQVFSLKLKGLSQNADGLYTFDDINARFLQAIRAYDDIK from the coding sequence ATGAGAAAACTTAATTCACTCTTCATCCTTCTGGTGCTGACTATCGTTTGCCCATCATTGGCACAGGCGCAGCTTCAACGTTCTGATGCTTTCAAAGGAAAATATAAGTTGAAAGAAGTCGTCATCCTCTCTCGTCATAACATACGCTCACCGCTGTCTACCAATGGTTCTACATTGAGCAAGATGACTCCTCACGAGTGGACTGACTGGTCATCAGCTGCCAGCGAACTAACACTCAGAGGTGGTGTCCTTGAGACAGAGATGGGACAGTTCTTCCGTAAATGGACCATCGATGCAGGATTGTTCAAGGATAATCATGTACCGACAATTGACGAGGTGAGCCTCTATGCCAATTCCATGCAGCGTTGTATTGCCACAGCACAATACTTCTCTGGTGGCTTTATGCCTGTAGCCAATCTGCGTGTAAACCACCGCTACGTACCATCAAAGATGGACCCTGTATTCTTCCCACGTCTCACCAAGAGCACTGAGGCTTTCCGTACCGAGGCTATGAAGCAGATCAATGCCATGGGTGGCAAGGAAGGACTCGTTGGAATAAACAAGGGTTTGAACGACAGCTACGACATCATTGCCAAGGTTTTGGATTTGAAGCAGAGCGAATACTACAAGAAAGGTGAAGTAAAGGATTTCGTTAATAATGACACCCGGATTACGCTCGAACTCAACCAGGAACCAGGCATGAAGGGGTCTTTGAAGAATGCTAACTCGGCCTCTGATGCGTTTATTCTTCAGTATTATGAAGAGCCTGACGCCATAAAAGCAGGCTTCGGACATAAACTCACACTTGACGAATGGACGAAGATTGCAAAGGTAAAGGACGTATATGGTGATGTACTTTTCACAGCTCCGATCGTGGCTGTAAACGTGGCTCACCCACTTCTGCAGTATATGTACGACGAGCTGAATGCCAAAGACCGCAAGTTTACATTCCTCTGTGGACACGATTCAAACATTGCAAGCGTAGATGCAGCACTTGGTGTTGAAGAGTATTCACTACCTAACTCTATCGAGAAAAAGACCCCTATCGGCTCTAAACTTGTGTTTGAGAAGTGGGTTGACGCTGCAGGAAAGGCTTATATAGCCATAAACCTTGTATATCAGAGCACTGACCAGCTTAAACAGATGTCCCTACTCGACCTCCAGCATGCTCCACAGGTTTTCTCTCTGAAACTGAAAGGTCTCAGCCAGAATGCTGATGGACTATACACCTTCGATGACATCAATGCACGTTTCCTTCAGGCTATCCGTGCATACGACGATATTAAATAA
- a CDS encoding acid phosphatase yields the protein MTKKTLLVGLLAMFSVTTFAQTAATKIKDVRTKPDLFFLQDGQQASSLDLLPAPPQPGSIQFLYDEAQYQWGKMQRNTPRGDQAASDARVGGDGVPNAFSEAFGIKISKETTPEIYKLVLNMREDAGDLATRSAKNHYMRVRPFAFYKEMTCNPEQQQELSTNGSFPSGHTAIGWATALVLAEINIDRQNEILERGYQMGQSRVICGYHWQSDVDAARIVSAAVVARLHADPAFQEQLAKAKKEFAKLQKEGKVAKSTFKASN from the coding sequence ATGACAAAGAAAACCTTATTAGTCGGTTTGCTGGCAATGTTTTCAGTAACCACTTTCGCACAGACAGCTGCAACGAAAATCAAAGATGTCCGTACGAAACCTGACCTCTTCTTCCTTCAGGACGGCCAGCAGGCAAGTTCACTCGACCTTCTTCCAGCTCCTCCACAGCCTGGCAGCATACAATTCTTATATGATGAAGCACAGTACCAGTGGGGTAAGATGCAACGCAACACTCCTCGTGGCGACCAGGCAGCATCAGACGCACGTGTAGGTGGTGACGGTGTTCCTAACGCTTTCTCAGAGGCATTCGGTATAAAAATCAGCAAAGAGACAACTCCAGAAATCTATAAGCTCGTGCTGAACATGCGTGAGGATGCAGGTGACCTGGCAACACGTAGTGCAAAGAATCACTATATGCGTGTTCGTCCATTTGCTTTCTATAAGGAAATGACCTGTAACCCAGAGCAGCAGCAGGAACTGTCAACCAACGGTTCTTTCCCGTCCGGTCATACAGCAATCGGTTGGGCTACAGCTCTCGTACTCGCTGAAATCAACATTGACCGTCAGAATGAAATCCTTGAACGTGGTTACCAGATGGGACAGAGCCGTGTCATCTGCGGTTATCACTGGCAGAGTGATGTGGATGCAGCACGCATCGTAAGTGCAGCAGTTGTAGCACGCCTCCATGCTGACCCAGCATTCCAGGAGCAGTTGGCAAAAGCAAAGAAAGAATTTGCTAAGCTGCAGAAGGAGGGCAAGGTTGCCAAGAGTACTTTCAAGGCATCAAACTAA